One Staphylococcus simiae genomic region harbors:
- the dhaK gene encoding dihydroxyacetone kinase subunit DhaK, with protein MKKLIKQKETFLTDMLDGLLITHPELTVIADTVVVKKEKKTSGVAIVSGGGSGHEPAHAGYVAQGMLDAAVCGEVFTSPTPDKILEAIKYVNNDAGVLLVVKNYAGDVMNFEMAQEMADMEGINVEMVIVKDDIAVSNEEQRRGVAGTVLVHKYAGYLAEQGNTLEAIKEQLEVFIPTIKSLGMAISPPLVPTTGKYGFDIEDDQMEIGVGIHGEKGLHRTKMQDIESITQTLVSELLKEIKANDIIVMVNGMGGTPLSELNIATKFINNYLKGKDKAVAKWLVGDYMTSLDMQGFSITIVPNQPQYLEAFNAKTSSPYFH; from the coding sequence ATGAAAAAACTGATTAAACAAAAAGAAACATTTTTAACAGATATGCTCGACGGTTTATTAATCACACATCCTGAATTAACAGTTATTGCAGACACAGTAGTTGTAAAAAAAGAAAAGAAAACTTCTGGTGTCGCAATTGTATCTGGAGGTGGTAGTGGTCATGAACCAGCTCATGCAGGTTATGTTGCACAAGGAATGCTTGACGCTGCTGTATGCGGTGAAGTTTTTACCTCTCCAACGCCCGATAAAATTTTGGAAGCAATCAAATACGTTAATAATGACGCTGGTGTTTTACTAGTAGTTAAAAATTATGCTGGTGACGTTATGAACTTTGAAATGGCTCAAGAAATGGCTGACATGGAAGGCATTAATGTTGAAATGGTTATTGTTAAAGACGACATTGCAGTTTCTAATGAAGAACAACGACGTGGCGTCGCCGGGACAGTATTAGTTCACAAATACGCTGGTTATCTCGCGGAACAAGGTAATACTTTGGAAGCTATTAAAGAACAATTAGAAGTATTTATACCTACTATCAAAAGTTTAGGTATGGCTATCAGTCCACCATTAGTACCAACTACTGGGAAGTATGGCTTTGATATTGAAGATGATCAAATGGAAATTGGAGTTGGAATACATGGTGAAAAAGGATTGCATAGAACAAAAATGCAAGATATAGAAAGTATTACGCAAACATTAGTAAGTGAATTATTAAAAGAAATCAAAGCTAATGATATCATTGTCATGGTTAATGGTATGGGCGGTACACCATTATCAGAACTTAACATTGCAACTAAATTTATTAATAATTATTTAAAGGGTAAAGACAAAGCAGTTGCAAAATGGTTAGTAGGAGATTATATGACTTCTTTAGATATGCAAGGTTTTTCTATAACTATTGTCCCTAATCAACCACAATATTTAGAAGCATTTAATGCTAAGACATCAAGTCCATATTTTCATTAA
- a CDS encoding NAD-dependent epimerase/dehydratase family protein, protein MKPKVLLAGGSGYIGKYLSEVIENETDVFILSKYPHNKQQHNKDMTWLKCDIYNYEQVVTSMKDIDIAVFYIDPTKNSAKITQSSAKDLTLIAADNFGRAAVLNNVSKIIYIPGSQYDNETIERLGAYGAIVETTKVVIKRALVNVELQVSKYDDVRSSIKVPLPKGWTIEHVVTHFVKWMDQTKGTFLKTSHNEDEVIVYIKNKFKPLAIFHKIVNADGIITLYLIGGRLIKKRSKAQGKLEFRQFKGTSIIMIHLYDYIPRLFWPIYYVIQAPLQKMMIHGFEVDCRIKDFQSRIKSGEKIKYTK, encoded by the coding sequence ATGAAACCGAAAGTGCTACTAGCAGGTGGAAGCGGTTATATTGGTAAATACTTAAGTGAAGTTATCGAAAATGAAACTGATGTATTTATTTTGTCAAAATATCCACATAATAAACAACAGCATAATAAAGACATGACATGGTTGAAATGTGATATTTATAACTACGAACAAGTTGTAACATCTATGAAAGACATTGATATTGCAGTATTTTATATTGATCCAACAAAAAATTCAGCTAAAATAACTCAATCTTCGGCTAAAGACCTTACTTTAATTGCTGCAGATAATTTTGGTCGTGCAGCTGTACTTAATAATGTCAGTAAAATTATTTATATACCAGGTAGTCAGTATGATAATGAAACAATCGAACGTTTAGGGGCTTATGGTGCAATTGTTGAAACGACTAAAGTTGTTATTAAACGTGCATTAGTCAATGTAGAATTACAAGTATCTAAATACGATGATGTAAGATCAAGTATTAAAGTCCCATTACCGAAAGGGTGGACTATAGAGCATGTGGTCACACATTTTGTTAAATGGATGGATCAAACTAAAGGGACATTTTTAAAGACAAGTCATAATGAAGATGAAGTGATTGTTTATATTAAGAATAAATTTAAACCTTTAGCAATATTTCACAAGATTGTTAATGCAGATGGAATTATCACGCTGTATCTTATTGGTGGTAGATTAATTAAGAAAAGAAGCAAAGCACAAGGTAAATTAGAGTTCAGACAATTTAAAGGGACTTCAATAATCATGATACATTTATATGATTACATTCCAAGGTTGTTCTGGCCAATTTATTATGTTATACAAGCACCATTGCAAAAAATGATGATTCATGGTTTTGAAGTAGATTGCCGTATTAAAGATTTCCAAAGCCGTATAAAATCAGGAGAAAAAATAAAATATACTAAATAG
- the dhaL gene encoding dihydroxyacetone kinase subunit DhaL, which translates to MNVSEMKQHLLQLETTFKQQEDELTDLDRAIGDGDHGVNMLRGFSALKENIDDSSMQSLFKSTGMTLMSNIGGASGPLYGFSFVKMSAEVNDDIDNQNLGQLLNTFADAIATRGKVELNEKTMYDVVKRAADNYANGDKLTVEQLQQLANDTKNMVATKGRAAYFKEDSKGYIDPGAQSMVYILSALIGEE; encoded by the coding sequence ATGAACGTTAGTGAAATGAAACAACACTTATTACAATTAGAAACAACGTTTAAACAACAAGAAGACGAATTAACAGATTTAGATAGAGCAATTGGAGATGGAGATCATGGCGTTAATATGTTGAGAGGATTTTCCGCTTTAAAAGAAAATATTGATGATAGTTCGATGCAATCACTATTTAAGTCAACTGGTATGACATTAATGTCGAATATTGGAGGTGCTTCGGGTCCTTTATACGGTTTTAGTTTTGTTAAAATGTCAGCAGAAGTTAATGACGATATTGATAATCAAAATTTAGGACAATTATTGAATACTTTTGCAGATGCTATTGCTACAAGAGGAAAAGTAGAGCTTAATGAAAAAACAATGTATGATGTTGTTAAAAGAGCGGCAGACAATTATGCTAATGGTGATAAATTAACAGTTGAACAATTGCAGCAACTGGCTAATGATACTAAAAATATGGTTGCCACAAAAGGTAGAGCCGCTTATTTTAAAGAAGATTCCAAAGGATATATTGATCCCGGCGCACAAAGCATGGTTTATATTTTAAGTGCATTGATTGGAGAAGAATAA
- the graR gene encoding response regulator transcription factor yields the protein MQILLVEDDNTLFQELKKELEQWNFNVNGIDDFGKVMDSFDKFNPEIVILDVQLPKYDGFYWCRKMREVSNVPILFLSSRDNPMDQVMSMELGADDYMQKPFHTNVLIAKLQAIYRRVYEFTAEEKRTLTWQDATVDLSKDSIQKGEQTIFLSKTEMIILEILITKKNQVVSRDTIITALWDDEAFVSDNTLTVNVNRLRKKLAEIKMDTAIETKVGKGYMAHE from the coding sequence ATGCAAATATTGTTAGTCGAGGATGATAATACCTTATTTCAAGAACTAAAAAAAGAATTAGAACAATGGAATTTTAACGTTAATGGTATTGATGATTTTGGAAAAGTCATGGATTCTTTTGATAAATTTAACCCCGAAATTGTCATACTAGATGTTCAATTGCCAAAATATGATGGATTTTATTGGTGTAGAAAAATGAGAGAAGTTTCTAATGTTCCGATACTTTTTTTATCATCACGAGATAACCCAATGGATCAAGTTATGAGTATGGAACTAGGTGCTGATGATTACATGCAAAAACCATTCCATACCAATGTCTTAATAGCAAAATTGCAAGCCATTTATCGTCGTGTTTATGAATTTACAGCTGAAGAAAAAAGAACATTAACATGGCAAGATGCAACAGTAGATTTGTCTAAAGATAGTATTCAAAAGGGTGAACAGACGATATTTTTATCTAAAACAGAAATGATTATTTTAGAAATTTTAATCACTAAAAAGAATCAAGTCGTGTCACGTGATACCATTATTACAGCATTGTGGGATGATGAAGCATTTGTAAGTGATAATACGTTAACTGTTAATGTTAATCGGTTACGTAAAAAATTAGCTGAGATTAAGATGGATACTGCAATCGAGACTAAAGTAGGTAAAGGATATATGGCTCATGAGTAA
- a CDS encoding FecCD family ABC transporter permease, giving the protein MIDSSSRRKQLITLVVFVILLFMACAWSITSGEYNIPLGRFLKTIIGQGDYTDSLILIDFRLPRMIITILAGAALSLSGAIVQSVTKNPIAEPGILGINAGGGFAIALFISIGQINADNFIYVLPLISVIGGIATALLIFTFSFNKNEGVTPASMVLIGVGLQTALYGGSITIMSKFDDNQSEFIAKWFAGNIWGDEWPFVIAFIPWIIIIVPYLLYKANALNIIHTGDNVARGLGVHLNRERIILFFIAVILSSVAVAVAGSISFIGLMGPHIAKRIVGPRHQLFLPIAILVGALLLVIADTIGKIVLQPAGVPAGIVVAIIGAPYFLYLMYKTKSV; this is encoded by the coding sequence ATGATAGATAGTAGTAGTCGACGTAAACAACTTATTACACTCGTTGTCTTTGTAATTTTACTGTTTATGGCATGTGCTTGGAGTATTACTTCAGGTGAATATAATATTCCTTTAGGGCGTTTCCTAAAAACAATAATAGGTCAAGGTGATTATACAGACTCATTAATATTAATAGATTTTAGATTACCACGTATGATCATTACCATTTTAGCAGGAGCAGCTTTGAGCTTAAGTGGTGCCATTGTTCAAAGTGTCACTAAAAATCCAATTGCTGAACCAGGTATTTTAGGGATAAATGCAGGTGGTGGCTTTGCTATAGCGTTATTTATCTCAATTGGTCAAATAAATGCAGATAATTTTATTTATGTCTTACCTCTAATCAGTGTGATAGGTGGTATAGCGACAGCATTACTCATTTTTACATTTAGTTTTAACAAAAATGAAGGTGTAACACCAGCAAGTATGGTTCTAATAGGTGTAGGATTACAAACGGCACTTTATGGTGGTTCAATTACTATTATGTCAAAATTTGATGACAATCAATCTGAGTTTATAGCAAAATGGTTTGCTGGTAATATTTGGGGTGATGAATGGCCATTTGTGATTGCTTTCATACCCTGGATTATTATTATAGTGCCATATTTATTATATAAAGCGAATGCCTTAAATATTATTCATACAGGTGATAACGTCGCTCGTGGTCTTGGTGTTCATTTAAATAGAGAACGAATTATTTTATTCTTTATTGCAGTTATATTATCATCAGTCGCTGTAGCAGTTGCAGGTTCTATTTCATTCATTGGTTTAATGGGACCACATATTGCTAAACGTATTGTTGGACCACGACATCAATTATTTTTACCCATTGCTATATTAGTTGGCGCATTATTACTAGTTATAGCAGATACAATTGGTAAAATTGTCTTGCAACCTGCGGGAGTCCCAGCGGGAATAGTGGTGGCAATTATAGGTGCACCATACTTCTTATATCTAATGTATAAAACAAAAAGTGTATAA
- a CDS encoding FecCD family ABC transporter permease — MTSRNKNTQLKFMAYMIGAVIVLIIALFLSILFGDAKINVSTIIEAIFNYDPTNQQQNVITEIRIPRNIAAIIVGMALAVAGAVIQGVTRNGLADPALIGLNSGASFALALTYAFIPNVSFLFVMFAGFLGAILGGTMVLMIGRSRRDGFSPMRIILAGAAVSALLTALSQGIALMFKLNQTLTFWTAGGVTGTTWSQLKWSLPVVLIALFIILIMSKQLTILNLGETLAKGLGQNVAIIRGVSLIIAMVLAGVAVSIAGQVAFVGLMVPHIVRFLIGTDYAKVLPLTALLGGILVLIADMIARFLGEAPVGAIISFIGVPYFLYLVKKGGRTI; from the coding sequence ATGACAAGTAGAAATAAAAATACGCAGTTAAAATTCATGGCATATATGATTGGAGCGGTAATAGTGCTAATTATAGCGCTATTTCTTTCTATTTTATTTGGAGATGCCAAAATCAACGTTTCTACTATTATAGAAGCGATATTTAATTATGATCCAACGAATCAACAACAAAATGTGATAACTGAAATTAGAATACCAAGAAATATCGCTGCTATTATTGTCGGTATGGCTTTAGCTGTTGCAGGTGCTGTCATTCAAGGCGTCACACGTAACGGCTTAGCTGACCCAGCTCTAATTGGTTTGAATTCAGGTGCTTCCTTTGCTTTGGCATTAACTTATGCTTTTATACCAAATGTATCATTTTTATTTGTGATGTTTGCAGGATTTTTAGGCGCTATTTTAGGTGGGACCATGGTCCTTATGATTGGGCGCTCAAGACGTGATGGTTTTAGCCCAATGAGAATTATTTTAGCCGGTGCAGCTGTCAGTGCATTATTAACAGCACTTAGTCAAGGTATAGCATTAATGTTCAAATTAAATCAAACATTAACATTTTGGACAGCAGGTGGTGTAACTGGTACAACATGGTCTCAATTGAAATGGAGTTTACCAGTAGTTCTAATAGCACTATTTATTATTTTAATAATGAGTAAACAATTGACTATTTTAAATTTAGGTGAAACTTTAGCTAAAGGTTTAGGTCAAAATGTTGCAATTATTAGAGGTGTAAGTTTAATAATTGCTATGGTATTGGCAGGCGTTGCCGTATCAATTGCTGGTCAAGTAGCTTTTGTAGGATTAATGGTCCCGCATATTGTACGTTTTTTAATTGGTACAGATTATGCCAAAGTATTACCTTTAACAGCATTATTGGGTGGTATTTTAGTCTTAATCGCAGATATGATAGCAAGGTTCCTTGGTGAAGCACCAGTTGGCGCAATCATATCATTTATTGGCGTACCGTACTTCTTATATTTAGTTAAGAAAGGGGGACGTACAATATGA
- a CDS encoding ABC transporter ATP-binding protein: MSRLNGQQVKIGYGDSTIINNLDVEIPDGKVTSIIGPNGCGKSTLLKALSRLLAVKEGQVNLDGQNIHTQSTKEIAKKIAILPQSPEVADGLTVGELVSYGRFPHQKGFGRLSAEDKQEIDWAMEVTGTKEFQHRSINDLSGGQRQRVWIAMALAQRTDIIFLDEPTTYLDICHQLEILELVQKLNQEQGCTIVMVLHDINQAIRFSDHLIAMKKGDIIATGSTQEVLTQEILEEVFNIDVVLSEDPKTGKPLLVTYDLCRKAYS; the protein is encoded by the coding sequence ATGAGCCGTTTAAATGGTCAACAAGTAAAAATTGGATATGGCGATAGCACTATTATTAATAATTTAGATGTTGAAATTCCAGATGGTAAAGTCACATCTATTATTGGCCCAAATGGTTGTGGCAAATCTACATTATTGAAAGCTTTGTCACGTTTATTAGCAGTGAAAGAAGGGCAAGTCAATTTAGACGGACAAAATATCCATACACAATCAACTAAAGAAATCGCTAAAAAGATAGCGATATTACCACAATCACCTGAAGTGGCTGATGGGTTAACAGTAGGTGAATTAGTATCTTATGGTAGATTTCCACATCAAAAAGGTTTTGGGAGATTAAGTGCTGAAGATAAGCAAGAGATAGATTGGGCTATGGAAGTGACTGGAACCAAAGAATTCCAACACCGATCTATTAATGATTTAAGTGGTGGACAAAGACAACGTGTGTGGATAGCAATGGCTTTAGCTCAACGAACTGACATTATATTCTTAGATGAGCCGACGACATATTTAGATATTTGTCATCAGTTAGAAATTTTAGAATTAGTACAAAAGTTAAACCAAGAACAAGGTTGTACTATTGTTATGGTATTACATGACATTAACCAAGCAATACGCTTTTCAGATCATTTAATTGCTATGAAAAAAGGCGATATTATTGCAACAGGATCTACCCAAGAAGTGTTAACACAAGAAATCTTAGAAGAAGTGTTTAATATTGACGTAGTTCTAAGTGAAGATCCAAAAACAGGGAAACCGTTATTAGTCACTTATGATCTTTGTAGAAAAGCTTATTCATAA
- a CDS encoding YkvI family membrane protein encodes MEMNKEATKIGFAYVGIVVGAGFSTGQEVMQFFTKFGLWSYIGVIISGFILAFIGRQVAKIGTAFEATNHESTLQYIFGKKFSKIFDYILIFFLFGIAVTMIAGAGATFEESYNIPTWLGALIMTVVIYITLLLDFNKIVRALGIVTPFLIVLVVLIAVVYLFKGHVSLAEVNHVVPDASIWKGIWFGTLYGGLAFSVGFSTIVAIGGDTEKRTVSGAGAMYGGIIYTILLALINFALQSEYPTIKNASIPTLTLANNIHPIVATILSVIMLAVMYNTILGLMYSFAARFTEPYSKNYHIFIVIMMVAAYILSFVGFTELINKLYTIMGYVGLFIVVAVIKKYFKRKNDDKEHIA; translated from the coding sequence ATGGAGATGAATAAAGAAGCAACGAAAATTGGGTTTGCCTATGTCGGAATCGTTGTAGGTGCAGGATTTTCGACAGGACAAGAAGTTATGCAATTTTTTACTAAATTTGGATTGTGGTCTTATATAGGAGTTATTATTTCGGGATTTATTTTAGCTTTTATAGGACGACAAGTTGCTAAAATTGGTACTGCTTTTGAAGCAACCAATCATGAATCAACTTTACAATATATTTTTGGTAAAAAATTTAGTAAGATTTTTGATTATATTTTAATATTTTTCTTATTTGGTATTGCCGTAACAATGATTGCAGGAGCTGGCGCAACATTTGAAGAAAGTTACAATATACCTACATGGTTAGGTGCGTTAATCATGACAGTTGTTATTTATATAACGTTATTATTAGACTTTAATAAAATTGTACGTGCACTAGGTATAGTGACACCATTTTTAATTGTATTAGTTGTATTAATAGCGGTGGTTTATTTATTTAAAGGACATGTGTCATTAGCTGAAGTTAATCATGTAGTGCCTGATGCAAGTATTTGGAAAGGTATTTGGTTTGGTACACTTTATGGAGGTTTAGCGTTCTCAGTAGGATTTAGTACTATCGTTGCCATTGGTGGAGATACTGAAAAACGTACAGTATCTGGAGCTGGTGCAATGTATGGTGGTATTATTTATACAATCTTATTAGCTTTAATAAACTTCGCTTTACAAAGTGAGTATCCAACAATCAAAAATGCCTCAATACCAACGCTAACATTAGCAAATAATATTCACCCAATTGTTGCTACAATATTATCTGTAATTATGTTGGCAGTTATGTACAATACAATTTTAGGACTAATGTACTCATTTGCTGCACGTTTTACAGAACCTTATAGTAAAAACTATCACATATTTATTGTTATTATGATGGTAGCAGCATATATTTTAAGTTTTGTAGGATTCACAGAATTAATTAATAAATTATATACAATTATGGGCTACGTAGGATTATTTATTGTAGTAGCTGTTATAAAAAAATATTTTAAACGTAAAAATGATGATAAAGAACATATTGCATAA
- the dhaM gene encoding dihydroxyacetone kinase phosphoryl donor subunit DhaM produces MTTIILISHSNDIAQGTKKLIQQMAGDVNVVAKGGLKDGSIGTSFDDINHVLNELNDDALCFYDIGSSEMNLDMAIEMYAGDYQIIKVDAPIVEGSFTAAVKLSVGGSLEDAVQEIKLNF; encoded by the coding sequence ATGACAACAATCATATTAATTAGTCATAGTAACGATATTGCACAAGGTACAAAAAAACTTATTCAACAAATGGCAGGTGATGTTAATGTAGTTGCCAAAGGTGGTCTAAAAGACGGTTCTATAGGAACATCTTTTGATGATATTAATCATGTGTTAAATGAATTAAATGATGATGCACTGTGCTTTTATGATATAGGTTCTTCTGAAATGAATCTCGATATGGCAATAGAAATGTATGCAGGAGATTATCAAATTATTAAAGTTGATGCTCCGATTGTAGAAGGATCATTTACAGCTGCAGTTAAGCTTTCGGTAGGTGGCTCATTAGAGGATGCAGTTCAAGAGATTAAGTTAAATTTTTAG
- a CDS encoding alpha/beta hydrolase translates to MNNRKKWTIITILIIAIISLLLVFNLKQHYDHIEKQGHLKEKISVNNKNVNVYQNISYGKTFPNSKLDIIKPADTAQDSKLPVIFWMHGGGYIAGDKQYKNPLLAKIAEQGYIVVNINYALAPQYKYPTPLIQMNQAIDFIKENKLELPIDFDQVVIGGDSAGAQLASQYTAMQTNNSLRKQMDFPQQFEPSNIKGAILFGGFYNMQTVRKTEFPRIALFMKSYTGQNDWEHSFKNISQMSTVKQATKDYPPTYLSVGDADPFASQNQEFSDKLKEEGVPVDTLFFDGSHHLHHQYQFHLNKPESKENIKDVLSFLSHNTTSSGVELNDQHHSTTTNNEVSLYPFD, encoded by the coding sequence ATGAATAATAGAAAGAAATGGACGATCATTACAATATTAATTATTGCAATTATTTCATTGCTTTTGGTATTTAATTTAAAGCAACATTATGATCATATAGAAAAACAAGGACACCTTAAGGAAAAAATTAGTGTTAATAATAAAAATGTGAATGTTTATCAAAATATTAGTTATGGTAAAACATTTCCTAATAGTAAGTTGGATATTATAAAACCTGCCGATACAGCACAAGATAGTAAATTACCTGTCATATTTTGGATGCATGGTGGTGGTTACATTGCTGGCGATAAACAATATAAAAATCCATTACTAGCCAAAATAGCTGAACAGGGATATATCGTAGTTAATATTAATTATGCCTTAGCGCCTCAATATAAATATCCAACACCTCTTATACAAATGAATCAAGCGATAGATTTTATTAAAGAAAACAAATTAGAACTTCCAATTGATTTTGATCAAGTTGTCATAGGTGGAGATTCAGCTGGGGCACAGTTAGCAAGTCAGTATACCGCAATGCAAACAAATAATAGTTTAAGAAAACAAATGGACTTTCCTCAACAATTTGAACCATCGAATATTAAAGGAGCTATTCTTTTTGGTGGTTTTTATAATATGCAGACAGTTAGAAAAACTGAATTTCCTAGAATTGCTTTATTTATGAAAAGTTATACTGGTCAAAATGATTGGGAACATAGTTTTAAAAATATCTCACAAATGTCGACAGTCAAACAAGCAACGAAAGATTACCCACCGACATATTTATCGGTAGGTGACGCCGATCCATTTGCCAGTCAAAACCAAGAGTTTAGTGATAAGTTGAAAGAAGAGGGTGTTCCTGTAGATACATTATTTTTCGATGGTTCACACCATCTGCATCATCAATATCAATTTCATTTAAATAAACCAGAGTCTAAAGAAAATATTAAAGATGTACTATCATTTTTAAGTCATAACACAACTTCCTCTGGTGTAGAGTTAAATGATCAACATCATTCAACCACTACGAATAACGAAGTATCATTATATCCATTTGATTAA
- a CDS encoding YitT family protein has protein sequence MNKTLRDLIFIVFGSFIFSAGVNAFIISGNLGEGGVTGIAIILYYAFHLSPAITNFVVNAVLIAIGYKFLSKRSMYLTIIVTILISIFLSLTKTWQIETGNIIVNAIFGGASVGLGIGIIVLAGGTTAGTTILARIATKYLDVSTPYALFGFDIIVVLISLSVIPIDKVLVTVISLYIGTKVMEFVIEGLNTKKAMTIISTKPEELAKAIDEQIGRGLTILNGHGYYTREEKDVLYVVISKTQVSKAKRLIKKFDEHAFLVIHDVRDVYGNGFFDD, from the coding sequence GTGAATAAAACATTGAGAGATTTAATATTTATAGTCTTTGGCTCATTTATATTTTCAGCCGGCGTTAATGCGTTTATTATATCTGGTAATCTTGGTGAAGGTGGCGTTACTGGTATTGCTATTATTTTATACTATGCCTTTCATCTGTCACCAGCCATTACAAACTTTGTAGTTAATGCAGTTTTAATTGCTATCGGCTATAAGTTTTTAAGTAAAAGAAGTATGTACTTAACCATCATCGTTACTATACTCATTTCTATATTTTTAAGCTTAACTAAAACATGGCAAATAGAAACTGGTAACATTATAGTTAATGCTATTTTTGGTGGAGCTAGTGTTGGTTTAGGTATTGGGATTATTGTTTTAGCTGGTGGTACAACTGCAGGTACTACCATATTAGCTAGAATAGCAACGAAGTATTTAGATGTTAGTACTCCATATGCGCTGTTTGGCTTTGATATTATTGTCGTACTTATTTCATTAAGTGTAATACCTATTGATAAAGTATTAGTCACAGTTATATCACTTTATATTGGTACAAAAGTCATGGAATTTGTTATTGAAGGATTGAATACTAAAAAAGCTATGACGATTATCTCAACTAAACCTGAGGAATTAGCAAAAGCAATTGATGAACAAATTGGTAGAGGCTTAACAATATTAAATGGACATGGTTATTATACTCGTGAAGAAAAAGATGTATTATATGTTGTTATTTCAAAAACACAAGTATCAAAAGCTAAGCGTTTAATTAAAAAATTCGATGAGCATGCATTTTTAGTAATTCATGATGTACGTGATGTTTATGGCAATGGTTTTTTTGATGATTAA
- a CDS encoding GNAT family N-acetyltransferase, which produces MAHIIRKVSIKDVESFIAMLTKIYDDSLYMFYTPGEYDPSVTSASKQLEEYITSPSKVIYVAESDNQLVGFAFVNTQPFQRIKHIAKINLGVKMLYQRQGIGQALMDEIMAWSLNNNIHRIEATVPIDNQSALDLFKSSDFQIEGVLQDTLFINGKYFNEYMMAKIV; this is translated from the coding sequence ATGGCCCATATCATTCGTAAAGTCAGTATTAAAGATGTAGAAAGTTTTATTGCTATGTTAACTAAAATATATGATGACTCACTTTATATGTTTTATACTCCTGGTGAATATGATCCCAGTGTTACATCGGCCAGTAAACAACTTGAAGAATATATTACTTCACCTTCAAAAGTAATTTACGTAGCTGAAAGTGATAATCAACTTGTTGGCTTTGCTTTTGTCAACACACAACCTTTTCAACGCATTAAACATATAGCTAAAATTAATTTAGGTGTCAAAATGCTTTATCAACGACAAGGAATTGGCCAAGCACTCATGGATGAAATAATGGCATGGTCTCTAAATAATAATATTCATCGCATTGAAGCAACCGTTCCTATAGATAACCAATCTGCACTAGACCTATTCAAAAGTTCTGATTTTCAAATTGAAGGTGTTTTACAAGATACTTTATTTATTAATGGGAAATACTTCAATGAATATATGATGGCTAAAATAGTTTAG